cagtatatttttttagagtaaaaaattattcaacaTTGTCATAAATATCTTCTAAACCTGGAATATTTCTTAGTTTCTCTATGAAGACATCGTAGGCTTTTTGTTCTTCTGCTGACAATTGCACTGGATTCTGTGAAatcacaaaatattaataaattaatacaCAACACACTATTAGTTCTTACCAATGGAGAGTAGATGTGTTCACTACTGTCGATGTTATATCCAACTTTAGATAAGCTATTTGCTAAACTATTTAACACAATGGGACTACATAAAAACTAAGAAACAAAGCCAGGTTAATatagaataaaaaaatgcaattattatttacatttacTACTCCTTGTTGGTTGTCAACAACTTCAATCTCTTCCGCACCCAACTCAATTGCATCATTAGTGGCTTTATCTTCCAGACTGGATCCGTCAACGAGCTTCGAGGTATCAAACTTGGCCTGTATTAAACCAAAATCCTCGAACAGGTGGCCAACATCCATGAATTCACCTCTGATGAATTAATCTGCTTTATAACTTGATAACAATCATTTTATGAATGTCAAATTACCCAGATTTCTTTATCATCGCCGTCGCATCCATCTTAACTCCAGAAAAATTATCCGTATAAAGAACACATATCAAGTATACGTTTCTTTTGTAACGAATGTCAAACCGGCACTTCTTTAGTTGAACCTTACTAGTTTTGAATTTGGCTAACGTGTTTTGTATTGTACCGCTAGGCATGTTCTGTTTCAAAGCCCGATCAATTTCGGTCCTCAGTAGGGAGTTTATCGCAGGATCTGCGGAGTTTCCTTCCTGAATGGCCATGCGGATAGCCCTCGAAAGTCTTGCGAAAAGAGTGGCCCTTGCTCCATCCTTCAGGGCTTTTGTATGTTTAATGTTGGCCCATTTTGAATGGCCCGCCATGCCTCGAATGGAGAAGTTTGTTTGAAAACCGCATTTTGCCAATTGCGTGGAAAATAAGCAAGCATTTCGTAACATCTCCGGTATAATGTGTTGTGATCAAAACATTAAACTGATGTGACCGATATGAAGGTTCTTGAAAAATACCATATTACTTTTGTAGGTATTATTTTGAACGTTGagtaatttaaaaatgaactaaataatttaaatatttaaaaataaaaagatatgcagcatttacaaataaaataacgtttttatataacatatacatttatttacacaaaattTTACACAACTTGCAATTGCACTTGTTTTTGCGTCAAACAGTTTGCAGCACTTTCATAACGAATTAACTTATTTTGAAGAGTTGTAGGGTCGTTGTTATAATCCGATGTTACTACAAACACATCGACCACATTCTCAATGGTATACTGTTCATTTTGTAGGGTATTCGTCAATATCAACGGAGAAACCTTAATAAGACCCAACTTTGATGGAGATATAGACAGTGGAAACTCTGCACTTTCGCCACTTTTTAGCAAATTCAGCATAAAATCGGCACACCCTGAGTATTGACTATCAGGGGAATATTTGGAGACCATCCGAACATTTAGTTTCATTGCTTGTTCGGATGTGTTCGTTACCCTACACTTAAAGGTAAACACTGTGCCGATTTTAATGGTATTCTTTGCATCGATAACTTCCAATCGTAGAGTTTTGCATTCAAAAGGCTATAAAAGCAAGGAATTaactatataaatattatagttCTGTAAGCTCTTACCAATCGTTGCAGCTGACTTGTCTGGAGTCTGCCTTTTTCACCAAGATTCGACCGCCACACGATGTCCAGTTTGCCAACGTTATTGAATTGGCGCAGGGTGTCTATATCCTTCGCAATATCTGCTTTGGGCTGATCAAAAAGAAGaatgatatttattttcatcttTTCCGAACTTTAAATTAACTTACCTTGATGCAGTAAAGGAATTGACAGCTATTGTTGGGCTGTAACATGTGTTTCACTGTAAAAACAGACTCCCCATTAGGCAGTGTGTTCAGCGGAGTCACAGAATAGTCCTCGGAACTGTCCAACTCTACCTTTTCAAGACAGAAAGGACTGGTGGTAACGTTCTGAATTTGGGCTTCTAAATATATTTCGTCGATTTCAGCATTGTAGAACTTTGTTTTTACATCCAATGGTTTAAGGACTTGGAACTTGAAGAACTTTCTCAATGATTGGGCAAAGCCAGCCGGAGTTGTGTAATTCACTTCACATACAAGTCTAGTAGTATTTAATTTCGGCAATGagattattattaacaattgAGTTTTAACGGAAATCCTTTACGTACATGTGTGTTCCGATTTCCTTGACTTCGTAACGAATAACGTCATCAATTGTGCCTCCAGGAGCCAGTACCACCGGCGACTTCACATGCTCGTGGAGCGATAAGTTGATGCGTGAAGTGTTAGATTGTAGATCGGCCTTAACGGTGACACATTCCACCGGATGCGTTGTGGTGTTGTGGACACAAATGTAGCTCGAGAATGTTTCCCCCAAGTATATGCTCCCAAAGGATTGAGGCAAAAGCAGAACTTGACCTGCTGCCAAGGTTTCCGCACCAGCCCCTGTAATGCCGTCGCTCTCTTGGGTGTAGTTAAATCGTTGGACCAGATCCGTGGGCTCACAGGTAACCATCGGCCCAAGACCCACTAAAGTGGGCCGCATAAGGCGCATAACTAAAAAGTGGGCAGAAAAGGTCCGTAAGTCTTCcgatttcatttaatttttttataccttTTAAGGCCACCAAATGTGCATCTGGGTCTACCATTTCCATATCGCACAAAGCTTTAAGTCACgcttgaaaaagaaaaacaaatcagCATAAAATCTATTTATGCGagtaattgttgtgtttacaTCAGAGCGACCAAATCTTTTGTTGCCGAACCCTCCcaaaatataccacagcagtcgcaataaaatactaaaaatatacCAGAACGTCTATTCACACCAACTTTTACTATTTTATTAGAAAATTCATAAACGCGTAGGTTTTGGACATCGTAGACATAGAACTACACTAagcagttttattttttattgtttaatacatatttacagCACATTTAAGCGCAGAACTATATTTAATCTTTGTCTTTGCATATTCTAGATGTCATTTCTTGCAGGGGCTCCAGTTCCTTGGCCGATATCATCTCAAACTCTTGCACGAAGTAGTAAAAATGTTTGTAACAAGCATTAACATGGGCttcctaaaatttaaaaatgttattagTGGTTTAATCatcataataatttatatattactCACAGCCCCGATGCTGACAATCCTGTCAAAGTGATGTATgtaaacatgaacaaaaacacGGAAAAGCCGGGTTAAAATCTTACGACTTATTGCAGAAAAGTTTTTAGGAAAAGGAACATCTGAAATATatgaataattaataattgatAGTTAACtttgtaaaatttaatatacaaAAAGTGTATTACCGGTCGATAAAGGAAACACTGCTTCGTTATTAATTTGAGATTCAATCCAGTCCATTAAATGCTCTATATATTTCTGAGCTGAAAGAGCTGTTGGTTTTTTGTatctaaaaatttaatttgttagATCTTTTAAATATCTGCTGTAAACTTTTGCACTTACAGATCTCCATCGGCCCAAAGATACTCATATCGTGAGCCACCAGACATTGTGGGACAAGTCGTTTCATTACAATACTCCGCAACAGTGCCATATATGAGATTGATTCGATTAAAAAAGTCCACAACTAtaatgaacattttttttataaatagatATAAATATAAGGAAAGGAGGACACATGCACGTCTGCATATGTATGcacataataatattaataattctCACCATGCACAGCCAACCAGTCGTTTAGATTCTCCCCTTGCGGAAGTCGAACCACTTGACGCAAATTAATCCCTGATTGCAAACTAGCCTTAAATTTAGGAATCAATTTTaggtttattttgattttagtAATACGTCTtgttaattgaattaaattatatatagtTTTAAATTACCTGGGCCTGTTTGTGAAGAGAGTAACGAATTGTTCCCGAGGCAAACGGCTTCTTTGGCCTAAAGGTCTATggaaaattattgtttttatttccccGATAGGTTTTCATTTTATGCCGCCGGAATATCTGTATCTATATCTAGCGTACTTACCTTGCCCTTTTGaaaaaactctaaaaaccCATTTAACGCCATATTATCTTTTTATAAAGCTAGAGTTGGAGTTACAGATAATAAATGTATACATAAGCTAGCTTGAAATGGTTTAATTTGCGAGATTCGATGGATTTTTAACTTTGATAACacaaatatgtatgtttacatttcttttcctttttagCTTGGGTTAAATGTGGCCGTAGGCCAAGTAGAAAAATATACCAAAACTTTAAGGGTTGAGGTGGGCTATCCCACAAATGCGAAATTGtaagatattttaaaaattaaatatttccttactggaaaaataaatcccattttcatttctttcAAAATGTTGTTTAACTAACGGTAAAACACTGTGGGTTGTCTtaaatctatatttattatacaaataatataaagtaACTTCAACGTAATAAATCAGGTAAATGTATTTGAAATGTTATTCTTGTTTAAGAATTCCGATTTCTTTTAGCAACTGGTCATTGTTGTTTGGTGTGACATTTTCATTCATTTGTCTATTCCATTGAATTAACTGCAACATTGagaagaataaataaatatgttgaACTAGACATTACAATTTCTATACCGACGCGCTCCAGTTCTGCCCGCAAAGCCACAACTGCTTTCTCACGATCCGCAACTAACTCCTCAAGGTACTGATAGCGTAGCTTCTTTCTGGCTCGGCATTCTCTAGCACTCTGCCTGCTTCGTTCTAAAATAGCGAAAGAAAAGTAGGATTTTAATTGGTGTTTTAATAAGAATGTAAGAAAACGTTGAATTCCAATCTCGCTACAAGTATAACTCGAGTTATTTTTTATCCACCAGCTGAAGAGACAAaaagaatttgtttaaatGATAAATTCTTACCAAGCTTTGCCTTTATATCCAATTTTTCTGCAGATGTCTTTCTCCCAGGCTTTCGACCTCGTTTTCCACATTCTTTGCGGGTCTAATAAAataagaatttatttatttaaaatatatagtaattctcttatattttaatattaagttTATTGTTTACTAAAACAAGGCTGTTTGcatgtttatattttaaattcaaagttTCGTTTTTTCTTCAAGTAACACACAAAGGAAACTAACTGCGCATTAAATCAAGGTAAATAAACACATGCATATGAACTAATCCATAGTTAAATGGATACTTATTCAACATCAAATAGTGCATTACCGCGGATGTTTCCTCTGTGACCGACATTTTGCTGCTTTGACACTCCATTTCTGCCATTAttagttgaaatatttataaaatcgGGTTCTAAATAGTTTGCGTCCTTTGTAGATGATAAACAAACCaaaacacacacgcacatcAAGCTGCACACAACCATACATTATATTGCGATATTTGGAACAAaggaaagaaacaaaaaaaataaaactatcgtattcaattcaattgttctaaaatatattttatttttttaataattaaaattatttattatgaatattattaatttatgttgTGTTCTTTTgctctatatttttttttattctattttttacacttttatttgaataaatgTATTCCTAACATTAATACATTCGTTGCATTGGAATGTATGttatcataaaatatcaaattttTCATACTAATCTATATAGGTATTCTAGCTCAACAATGCTAACTGAGCTACGCTAATTTGACAAGCATCCCATGTCTGTAGATACAAGTAGGTAAAAACGTATCTGAACCTTTAAAGTGCATCTTTtcgtaaaaaaaacatatttaaattaCATTACTTATCTTATACTAAATGTACGCATCACTGTCGATTTTCGATAACAAAAACGCCGCTCTccaaaagaagaagaagaatcaAAACAATCCGAAATTCAGGaagaataaacaaataataactAAGTAAATCATGACTGAATTCGGGGGAGATTCTGGTGGCAGGCTGAAGGGCGTGACTATTGTTAAACCAATTGTATATGGAAACATAGCACGCTCCTTCGGTAAAAAGCGCGAGGAGGACGGACACACACATCAGTGGAAGGTCTATTTGAAGCCCTATTACAATGAAGACATGTCCTCTTATGTTAAAAAGGTGCACTTTAAGCTACACGAGAGCTATGCCAATCCAAACCGAATTGTCGTAAAACCCCCATATGAGATCACAGAGACCGGCTGGGGCGAGTTTGAAGTGGTTATCAAAATCTACTTTAACGACCAGTCGGAGCGCCCAGTGACTTGCTACCACATTTTGAAGCTATTCCAGTCGCCGGTTGTTGATGGCGAACTCACGTCTAGTACCACGATGGACACAAAGAAAGGCCTGGTTTCAGAGTCCTACGAAGAAATTGTCTTTCAGGAGCCAACCCAGATTATGCAGCATTATCTGCTTCTCTCGGATCAGAGCGCCAATGGAATGTTAACGCACGACACTGATTGTAAGTGTATGCAATTACCCTAACTACGTAGCCACTCTAAACCTATATTTCTAATTTATTTTGCAGTTGAGGAAAAAAAGATCAAGACCCTTGACAATATTGTCAATGTAAAACAAAAGGTCAAAGGAGAGATTGTTACTCTTAAAGACAAACTAAAGCTGGCCCGGGAAActatttcaaaattcaaagCGGAGTTGGCCAAAGTGCAGAAGCCACCGGCATAATATTCGCTAACTTTCACAACTCTCAACCGATTAATTTAAGCATCTATTTTTGCTTACATTTGTAATATTTTCTGATAAGCTAGCTTGTAAGTTACaatattcaaatataaaaacgTTGTATACATATAACTATTAAATGctgcattattttttttcgataaattCGATACAGTTGTTTGATCTGCTTTTACATATTTAAACTAATACTTCTCAGTTGCATTCAGATCCCATCactaaaaatctgaaaaatattttgtctcgggattttgatgcagaatggtggcgaatcgatccagaaatcgtttaaagtactccgcttaagaatcggatgagaattggggaagatatagccatccctgtgggccatataggtaaaaaccccattttcaagggatcccataaaaaaaatggacaaaaaatctcaaaattatttcgtctcaggattttgatgcagaatggtggcgaatcaaCTTAGAAATCGtataaggtactccgcttgagaatcggatgagaagtTAAGCAGCCCGAAGCGAATTTTGAAACTCTCTCCGCTTCTAATTTAAAGgccatatgtacatatgtttaAGAAAAtactaaattacaaaaaacgagtaaggaaagcttactttgGGCGGAGTCGAAGTTCATATACCCTTGATATATGAACCATTGATAGTTCGCGTAGACCTAGaccagtggcggatttaacaggtgggcaaaggcgcgcttgcccactggccccccccgacgaaaggctttcagggcccctcgtgctgaaagttacaccttcgatttcttttccacaaatctgcatcaaaatctgagaacaaaatatttttaagattttttgtcaaattttctgggctgtccccttcaaaatgtgcaaaatgcatggggagccctgtatgacccactgcgaaggccatatcttaagaaaatattcatccgattcttgaacggaataccttaaacgatttgtggatcgattctccataaatctgcaccaaaatctgggaacaaaatatttttaagattttttgttaaattttctgggctgtccccttcaaaatgtgcaaaatgcatggggagccctgtatgacccactgcgaaggccatatcttaggaaatattcatccgattcttgaacggaataccttaaacgatttgtggatcgattcttcataaatctgcatcaaaatctgggaacaaaatatttttaagattttttgtcaaattttctgggcgtTCCCTTTCAAAATACCCTTCAATGTACCCTGATaaaattttgcccactgggcctttttccttaaatccgccactgacCCAGACAAACAGACGTACATACGgacagagatatagccatcactgtggaccctataggggaaaaccccattttcaagagatcccatcacaaaaaatggacaaaaaatcggaaaaatattttgtctcgggattttgatgcagaatggtggcgaatcgatccagaaaccgtttaagatactccgcttatGAATCatataagaattgggaaagatgtagccatcaccgtgggccatataggtgaaaaccccatttttaagggatcacGAAAAATcacatcacgaaaaatggaaatcaaaatattgacttaaaaataaaaaataattagttgtgttatttacttttattattttgataattCAGCAGTTTAACCATCCAAAAGTACAAGTTTTTTTAAGTCTAAGGATGCCTATAACCTagttatttttggaaaatgttaaTTAGAGCTTAAACCATTAAAACCctgattaaaaaaatgttttttttagttttttttattcaataaaatgttttttattgaatatatGCTAGTCTTCCATATTTAAGGTCTGACTCCGTTGGGGACCTatgatttgttatttttattcttcttGAAAGGTTGCATTACCTGAAAGTACGCAATAACTGCCCCAACGTAGTCAGATGGCTTGTTCGTGTAACCCTCCAGTATTGTAACATTAACTTTGTAAATTCCCAATGGAAATTGGTTAGGAAGTACCTTACCATCCAAATAAAACCCTCGCGCAAATAAGTGACCTTTATAGGGGCAGCTGTGGTTAAAGTTTGAGAACTCCGTGGCCACTTTTTTGAACATAATACCGTATGGTAAAAAATTTCGCTTCGATAGTACATCGCAGATGTTTACGAGAACATTTATAAGGAAGGGCTGATATTTATTACTGTAGTCCTTTTTTGAGACATGGATCCGAAGCTgaaaaaagttaaacaaagtcaatttttaatgattaaatcaactgtttttaaaacataccgaaatattatttaacaaCCTTGTTACATCTACATCCATTTGGGCTACGGCTTTATTCCAATTTATTGCCTTTAAATAGCAATTAGGATTTGCTGAAAATCCTAAGCTTGATTTGCATTCAATGTTTATCAGCTTGTATATAATGGAGGGTTCACAAAGCTTAAAATGGATTGtttaaaagatattttaaaaaataatttaacgaTTTACCGTCTTCCATGGCAATGCATTCATCAGCAAAATAATAAAGACTAAAGACTTAGCCATAGCTTcgtttacaaaatattaaacaaagtTCTCTCAGTAACTTTTGGTAAGCTTagatttatacaaatattttactaATACTCTTTTAATTGTCCCCGTGCCACTAATAAATGGTTTTAATAATGAGCGTGTTTAATTTCGACCGTTAAATGTTATTCATTATAAATGGGAAAATAATTGAACCTTTAATTTACATAATGTCtcattttatgtatttttagtATACATTTTATACTGAAACTTCTAAGtgacattatttattttaaattttttacctCAAGCAATATGGATCTTAACGAAAACTGTCTAATTCTCAAGTCCTGGAAGACAAGCATTACACATAATTGGACACACAAGCATACACATAATGTAATTCTTAGTATATAATtcttatatttaataatatattcttAGATTCTGAGCGTTTGATCGCTTTGAGTGCCGCCTGTAGGCGCCATGAACCAGTGATCTTGGAACTGGTGATCTGGTTCAGACGCACGATCTGGCTCAGATTCACGAGTGAGTAAATTTTACtctcaaataaaaactaaaacaccGTCAGGGGCCCGGGCCAAGGCTTGGTATtcataaatcataaataaaatataaaatataaatatataatatgaacctaaataataaataaactatactATAGTAatcaaaaatacataaaaaatatatcgcATTTCGATATTTCGGTTGCAGCATCCCCACGGCATATTAAGTACCATTGTTTATTTGACTTGTTGAGTGCATGTGCTTGTTCGGTGGCGTCGGGGTCCCCGATCCGAAATCGATCGAAGCCCGAATTGAAAAAGACAACTATTTTATGGGACGTTGGCGGTTGTTAACGCTTAATGAGAAAATTCGATTTTAATTCAAGCCCTCtatctcacacacacacacatacatacacagaCACAGATATACAAAAGTCACAAGTGATGCGCGATTGCCGAGACTGAAAATTTTTAACTGCGCAAACGCAAACGCGTTTCCCACCTGCATCTCCCCCAGTTCCGAGATCAAAGTGAGTGTGCAATGAGTCCTTTGTTTAGaatcctaatttttttatctCATATTTAGGCACCAAATGCCGTCTATAGTGTCCTCGCTGCTGCTTGTCGTTCTGCTGACGTCGCCGCTGGGAGCAATTCCGGTTTTGTACCCATCCTCTCCGCCCCTGCCTGTTTACCCATCGCCTGGAGTGCGAATTCTCCGACCCCCCGAATCCCTGGTGGCGCCCCTGGGAGACGAGGTGGTTCTGGAGTGCGAGACCAGTTTGCCGCCAGAACGTTTCGAATGGAGTTATCGTCGCTGGACGCCGAATGGCACTGCTTCCAATGGATCTCCAGGAGCAGGTTTCAAGTATCTTAAAACCAGCTCAATGAAGGCCAACGTTACCCAGGAGGCGGCTATATCCAGACTGAAGGTTCTTGTCCGGCAGGATACGCTAGGCGAGTACCGCTGCAATGGCTGGTTCGGACCCCTGTTGGTTACCTCCACTACAGCCCGACTGGAGTTGGCTACTACGTCTGTCAAAAGTCAGGAGCCGGTGGCGTCGCTGCAATGGCAAGTAACCAACGGAAACTCGCTGCTCTGGCCTTGTGGTCAGCCGGTGCGTTCCAATCCAGCGGCTAGTTGGACCTTTTACCGGAATGGAGTCGAGCTAGGATCGGAGTACTCGGGAACCGGAGGAAATTTATTCCTACGCAATGTTTCTGTTGATTCATCCGGCAGCTACTCATGCCAAGCCACCAATCCAGCATCTGGGGAGAGAATCAAGTCTACTAGCTCCATGGAACTTCAGGTTGTGCCTGCCCGTGGCTCTCAGGGCAAAGCTCCCTTCCTGTTAACAGGTCAGCCAACCTCTCAAACAGTAACAGCGGTTGAGGGCGGCACCCTCATGTTGCTGTGTCCTGGTGTGGGCTCGCCCCCTCCGAAAGCTGTTTGGAGCAGTCCAGACATCGCGGGAGCTGTTAATAATAAGCGTACAACAGTATTGGCCCATGCTTTGGAGATATCCAACGTGCAAATAGGGGACTCAGGGACCTACATCTGCTACCTGGACAACGGAGTGCGACCTGCCCTGGAGCATTTCATTCAAGTGAAAGTGGAACAACCTCCACAGATTGTGCGTCCACCGTGGGTAGACATGGTCAATGAAGGCGAACGCGTCCAGCTGGCGTGCGAGGCCACAGGAGTGCCAACACCGGAGATTTACTGGATGCTTAATGGAAAAAGTAGCATTTACGACACCGAAGCTGAACAATTGCCGAATGGCCACTTGGTGCTTCACAGCGTGCTGAAGCGCCATGCTGGCTACGTTCAGTGCTTTGCTCGGAACAGCTTGGGCGAACATAGCGCCGGTATGTCCCTTCAAGTGACTCCCAAACCGATTCATAGCGAGTCTACCCAACAAACGGATCACAACCATTCCAAGGCTAATCGAGGACGACGACCGGCGCAGATGATCCCTCCGTCAGCTCCGAATGTGACCCGGCTCTCCGATGAATCCGTAATGTTGCGCTGGATGGTGCCGCGAAACGATGGCCTTGCCATCCTCTTCTTTAAAGTCCAGTACCGTACGGTGGGTGAAGGAAAGCGCAAGAATTGGCAGACCACCAACGAGAACATACCTTATGGGCGTCCAGAATGGAACTCTGAAATGGGAAAGAGCTTTACTGCCTCTGTGACGGACTTAAAGCCCCAGCGCACGTACCGATTTAGGATTATGGCGGTGTATACCAACAACGACAATAAGGAGAGCAACATGTCCGCTAAGTTTTTCCTACAACCTGGTGCAGCCCTTGACCCAATGCCCGTTCCGGAGATGTTGGAAATCGAGGAGTACTCCGAGACTGCAGTGGTTCTACATTGGCGATTAGACAGCGACGCCGACGAGCAGCTTATAATTGGATACTACGCCTATTACCGTCCCTCGTCCTCGGCGGGAGAGTACTTTAAAGCTACCATAGAAGGTGCCGGCTCACGCAGCTTTAAGATAGGAAACCTTGAAGCGGGCACAGTCTATGAATTCAAGCTGCAGTCCTTTAGCGCTGAGTCGGCTTCCGAGTTTAGTGCTCTAAAGCAAGGCCGTACTCAACGTCCCAAGATGAGCACCACAGAGGAGCCAATCCTTCAGACGGGTGTGCGTGACACAACTACGCCAAGCCACAACGAAACGTTCAGCATGAGCCCCATAGTCACAGGAACGATTGGGGGCGGAGCCGTGCTAATCCTTTTCATAGTCACCACATGTCTGTGTATGTGGCGACGCCGGAACTCACGGGCTCATCGAGGTGGCGGCCAAAACAAGCCGCGAATGGCTGAGCTAAGAGAGGATTTTGTCCCTTTGGATAGCTGCTCGCCAACCAAACAGCGGCAGAGATCTCGACACATTCACATCACTTTGAACCCTTTggcccagcaacagcagcagccactaGATGAGAAGAACGACACCGAACACGACATGACATACTTCCAGCGCCAGCCCACCTATGATTATGATCCCGGCCTGCGGcggatgtcctcctcctcgttgCGGCGCTCCCAACGCACGCTGGAACGTGCTGGATCCAGCAACGGTAACAACAATAATCTCAACCAATCCGCCGACCTGGGTCCGGTAGACAATCCGGTGAAGCCAAATCGGG
This region of Drosophila bipectinata strain 14024-0381.07 chromosome 2L, DbipHiC1v2, whole genome shotgun sequence genomic DNA includes:
- the Gas41 gene encoding YEATS domain-containing protein 4, which encodes MTEFGGDSGGRLKGVTIVKPIVYGNIARSFGKKREEDGHTHQWKVYLKPYYNEDMSSYVKKVHFKLHESYANPNRIVVKPPYEITETGWGEFEVVIKIYFNDQSERPVTCYHILKLFQSPVVDGELTSSTTMDTKKGLVSESYEEIVFQEPTQIMQHYLLLSDQSANGMLTHDTDFEEKKIKTLDNIVNVKQKVKGEIVTLKDKLKLARETISKFKAELAKVQKPPA
- the LOC108126965 gene encoding probable transcriptional regulatory protein MYPU_6240, which codes for MLRNACLFSTQLAKCGFQTNFSIRGMAGHSKWANIKHTKALKDGARATLFARLSRAIRMAIQEGNSADPAINSLLRTEIDRALKQNMPSGTIQNTLAKFKTSKVQLKKCRFDIRYKRNVYLICVLYTDNFSGVKMDATAMIKKSGGEFMDVGHLFEDFGLIQAKFDTSKLVDGSSLEDKATNDAIELGAEEIEVVDNQQGVVNFLCSPIVLNSLANSLSKVGYNIDSSEHIYSPLNPVQLSAEEQKAYDVFIEKLRNIPGLEDIYDNVE
- the REPTOR-BP gene encoding REPTOR-binding partner isoform X2 — protein: MAEMECQSSKMSVTEETSATRKECGKRGRKPGRKTSAEKLDIKAKLERSRQSARECRARKKLRYQYLEELVADREKAVVALRAELERVVNSME
- the REPTOR-BP gene encoding REPTOR-binding partner isoform X1, giving the protein MAEMECQSSKMSVTEETSATRKECGKRGRKPGRKTSAEKLDIKAKLERSRQSARECRARKKLRYQYLEELVADREKAVVALRAELERLIQWNRQMNENVTPNNNDQLLKEIGILKQE
- the LOC108126638 gene encoding uncharacterized protein, translating into MAKSLVFIILLMNALPWKTLCEPSIIYKLINIECKSSLGFSANPNCYLKAINWNKAVAQMDVDVTRLLNNISLRIHVSKKDYSNKYQPFLINVLVNICDVLSKRNFLPYGIMFKKVATEFSNFNHSCPYKGHLFARGFYLDGKVLPNQFPLGIYKVNVTILEGYTNKPSDYVGAVIAYFQVMQPFKKNKNNKS
- the LOC108126964 gene encoding probable trafficking protein particle complex subunit 13 homolog; this translates as MEMVDPDAHLVALKVMRLMRPTLVGLGPMVTCEPTDLVQRFNYTQESDGITGAGAETLAAGQVLLLPQSFGSIYLGETFSSYICVHNTTTHPVECVTVKADLQSNTSRINLSLHEHVKSPVVLAPGGTIDDVIRYEVKEIGTHILVCEVNYTTPAGFAQSLRKFFKFQVLKPLDVKTKFYNAEIDEIYLEAQIQNVTTSPFCLEKVELDSSEDYSVTPLNTLPNGESVFTVKHMLQPNNSCQFLYCIKPKADIAKDIDTLRQFNNVGKLDIVWRSNLGEKGRLQTSQLQRLPFECKTLRLEVIDAKNTIKIGTVFTFKCRVTNTSEQAMKLNVRMVSKYSPDSQYSGCADFMLNLLKSGESAEFPLSISPSKLGLIKVSPLILTNTLQNEQYTIENVVDVFVVTSDYNNDPTTLQNKLIRYESAANCLTQKQVQLQVV
- the Mob3 gene encoding MOB kinase activator-like 3; translated protein: MALNGFLEFFQKGKTFRPKKPFASGTIRYSLHKQAQASLQSGINLRQVVRLPQGENLNDWLAVHVVDFFNRINLIYGTVAEYCNETTCPTMSGGSRYEYLWADGDLYKKPTALSAQKYIEHLMDWIESQINNEAVFPLSTDVPFPKNFSAISRKILTRLFRVFVHVYIHHFDRIVSIGAEAHVNACYKHFYYFVQEFEMISAKELEPLQEMTSRICKDKD